One window of Epinephelus fuscoguttatus linkage group LG9, E.fuscoguttatus.final_Chr_v1 genomic DNA carries:
- the slitrk4 gene encoding SLIT and NTRK-like protein 4 isoform X2 — protein MLLVLLLAAFSSSISGSLSSSLSSPSMSDGPQMADPSASDLMAETCSACSCMSVENVLYANCEKITVYRPTQLIPPPSSLYHLNFQNNFLIILYPNSFLNFTHAVSLQLGNNKLQNIEGGAFMGMSALKQLHLNNNELKVLRADTFLGIENLEYLQADYNLIKYIEKGAFNKLHKLKVLILNDNLIQALPDNIFRFASLTHLDIRGNRIQKLPYLGVLEHIGRIVELQLDDNPWNCTCDLAPLKAWLENMPYNIFIGEAICETPSDLYGRLLKETNKQELCPMGTGSDFDVRMPPAPPDNGQSPSKMSPTTVAPIATKSPKTTDSSKIYGNGIVAGLPPFGRNSQIVSFQTRTPPLLCPQPCSCKAHPSDFGISVSCQERNIKNLADLIPRPPNAKKLHLSGNYIRDISPSDFQGFEGLDLLHLGSNQIVTVQKGVFSNLTNLRRLYLNGNQLEQLHPEMFLGLSNLQYLYLEYNAIKEILAGTFDSMPNLQLLYLNNNVLRSLPAYVFEGVSLARLNLKNNHFMTLPVSGVLDKLQSLTQIDLEGNPWECSCDLVALKLWLEKLSDGVAAKEVRCASPVQFSNIELRLLKNEILCPKLVARPPFILTSATPVLTSVSPAGVGKAPPGGPVPLSIMILSILVVLILTVFVAFCLLVFVLRRNKKPVGRQEGLGDQECGSMSLQLRRHSHKSGKKGSIPGDDLGGETFIPQTIEHIGKSHTCGIGRSSDMDAGFKFADSQRQKIILRNSADKDKDSLSTLERNKRLSTIDELEEFLPHREPSMFIQNFLDSKRDFNSIGMGGYEIRYPEKTLDKKMKKSSLIGGNHSKIVVEQRKSEYYELKAKLQGTPDYLQVLEEQTALSKM, from the coding sequence ATGCTGCTCGTACTCCTGCTGGCAGCCTTTTCTTCCTCCATCTCCggctccctctcctcctccctctcctccccctccatgTCGGACGGACCCCAGATGGCAGACCCGTCCGCCTCGGACTTGATGGCCGAGACCTGCAGCGCCTGCTCCTGCATGTCGGTGGAAAACGTGCTGTACGCCAACTGTGAGAAGATCACTGTCTATCGACCCACGCAGCTCATCCCGCCGCCCTCATCCCTCTACCACCTGAACTTCCAGAACAACTTCTTAATCATACTCTACCCAAACTCGTTCCTCAACTTCACCCACGCTGTGTCACTGCAGCTGGGGAACAATAAACTGCAGAACATCGAAGGTGGAGCGTTCATGGGGATGAGCGCGTTGAAACAGCTGCACCTGAACAATAATGAGTTAAAGGTGCTGCGAGCAGACACTTTCCTAGGGATAGAGAACTTGGAATACCTTCAGGCTGACTACAACTTGATAAAATACATTGAAAAGGGAGCATTTAACAAACTGCACAAGCTAAAAGTGCTCATCCTGAATGATAATCTCATACAGGCACTTCCTGACAACATATTCCGCTTTGCCTCGCTCACACACCTGGATATAAGGGGGAACAGGATCCAGAAGCTTCCTTATTTGGGAGTTCTGGAGCATATTGGGCGCATTGTAGAGCTACAGCTGGATGACAACCCCTGGAACTGTACCTGTGATTTAGCACCTCTCAAGGCATGGCTTGAAAACATGCCCTACAATATTTTTATCGGCGAGGCCATATGTGAAACTCCAAGTGACTTGTACGGGAGGCTCCTGAAAGAAACCAACAAGCAGGAGCTTTGTCCCATGGGAACAGGAAGTGACTTTGATGTTAGGATGCCGCCCGCACCCCCTGATAATGGGCAGTCCCCTTCCAAAATGTCCCCAACCACTGTGGCTCCCATTGCCACAAAATCGCCAAAAACCACTGACTCATCTAAAATTTACGGTAATGGTATTGTGGCCGGTTTACCCCCTTTTGGAAGAAATAGCCAGATTGTTTCCTTTCAGACACGGACCCCTCCCCTGTTGTGTCCACAGCCCTGCAGCTGTAAAGCCCACCCCTCTGACTTTGGCATCAGTGTCAGCTGTCAGGAGAGGAATATTAAAAATCTAGCTGATCTCATTCCCAGACCCCCAAATGCCAAGAAACTTCACCTGAGTGGAAATTACATCCGTGACATCAGCCCGTCTGATTTCCAAGGGTTCGAGGGCTTAGATTTGCTACATCTTGGCAGCAATCAAATTGTCACTGTCCAGAAAGGTGTGTTTTCTAACCTCACTAATCTGAGGAGACTGTATTTGAATGGAAATCAGCTTGAACAATTACACCCAGAAATGTTTTTGGGTCTCTCAAACCTACAGTACCTATATTTGGAATACAATGCCATAAAAGAAATCTTGGCGGGTACTTTTGACTCCATGCCGAACCTACAACTCCTGTATCTCAACAACAACGTTCTGCGGAGTCTCCCCGCCTATGTGTTTGAGGGTGTCTCTTTAGCCAGGCTGAAtctgaaaaacaaccacttcaTGACCCTACCAGTGAGTGGTGTCTTGGACAAGCTGCAATCATTGACCCAGATAGACCTAGAAGGGAACCCGTGGGAGTGTTCCTGCGATCTTGTCGCCCTCAAACTCTGGCTTGAAAAGCTAAGTGATGGAGTGGCTGCCAAAGAGGTGAGATGTGCCTCCCCTGTGCAGTTCTCCAACATTGAGCTGCGCCTCTTGAAAAATGAGATCCTGTGTCCTAAGCTCGTTGCAAGACCCCCGTTTATTCTCACTAGCGCCACCCCTGTTTTGACCTCGGTTTCGCCCGCCGGAGTTGGCAAAGCACCACCGGGAGGGCCTGTGCCTCTCTCCATTATGATCCTCAGCATCCTCGTAGTGCTTATCCTTACTGTGTTCGTGGCCTTCTGCCTTCTAGTCTTTGTCCTGAGGCGGAATAAAAAACCAgtgggcaggcaggaggggctCGGGGATCAGGAGTGCGGCTCCATGTCATTGCAGCTCCGCAGACACAGCCACAAATCAGGCAAAAAAGGTTCCATCCCAGGAGACGACCTGGGAGGCGAGACGTTCATCCCCCAGACCATCGAGCACATTGGCAAGAGCCACACCTGCGGGATCGGCCGCTCCTCGGACATGGACGCTGGGTTCAAGTTTGCAGACTCGCAGAGGCAGAAGATCATCCTGCGGAATAGCGCCGACAAGGATAAAGACTCGCTCTCCACCCTGGAGCGCAACAAACGCCTCAGCACCATCGACGAACTTGAGGAGTTCCTCCCCCACCGAGAGCCCAGCATGTTCATCCAGAACTTCCTGGACAGCAAAAGAGATTTCAACAGTATAGGGATGGGCGGGTACGAAATCCGCTACCCGGAGAAAACGCTGGATAAAAAGATGAAGAAGTCGTCGCTGATAGGCGGGAACCACAGTAAGATCGTGGTGGAGCAAAGAAAAAGTGAGTATTACGAGCTGAAAGCCAAGCTCCAAGGAACGCCTGATTACCTGCAGGTGCTCGAGGAGCAGACTGCTCTGAGTAAAATGTAG
- the slitrk4 gene encoding SLIT and NTRK-like protein 4 isoform X1, which yields MLLVLLLAAFSSSISGSLSSSLSSPSMSDGPQMADPSASDLMAETCSACSCMSVENVLYANCEKITVYRPTQLIPPPSSLYHLNFQNNFLIILYPNSFLNFTHAVSLQLGNNKLQNIEGGAFMGMSALKQLHLNNNELKVLRADTFLGIENLEYLQADYNLIKYIEKGAFNKLHKLKVLILNDNLIQALPDNIFRFASLTHLDIRGNRIQKLPYLGVLEHIGRIVELQLDDNPWNCTCDLAPLKAWLENMPYNIFIGEAICETPSDLYGRLLKETNKQELCPMGTGSDFDVRMPPAPPDNGQSPSKMSPTTVAPIATKSPKTTDSSKIYGNGIVAGLPPFGRNSQIVSFQTRTPPLLCPQPCSCKAHPSDFGISVSCQERNIKNLADLIPRPPNAKKLHLSGNYIRDISPSDFQGFEGLDLLHLGSNQIVTVQKGVFSNLTNLRRLYLNGNQLEQLHPEMFLGLSNLQYLYLEYNAIKEILAGTFDSMPNLQLLYLNNNVLRSLPAYVFEGVSLARLNLKNNHFMTLPVSGVLDKLQSLTQIDLEGNPWECSCDLVALKLWLEKLSDGVAAKEVRCASPVQFSNIELRLLKNEILCPKLVARPPFILTSATPVLTSVSPAGVGKAPPGGPVPLSIMILSILVVLILTVFVAFCLLVFVLRRNKKPVGRQEGLGDQECGSMSLQLRRHSHKSGKKGSIPGDDLGGETFIPQTIEHIGKSHTCGIGRSSDMDAGFKFADSQRQKIILRNSADKDKDSLSTLERNKRLSTIDELEEFLPHREPSMFIQNFLDSKRDFNSIGMGGYEIRYPEKTLDKKMKKSSLIGGNHSKIVVEQRKMCCSSMTKKDQQRMYLPAAAEGVQLDKCCDHALPHCHDCPSSPPPSPSAIEKTTSNPYCSELWVIKSVKSAPRGDSLEVCRKSTPGLLWTG from the coding sequence ATGCTGCTCGTACTCCTGCTGGCAGCCTTTTCTTCCTCCATCTCCggctccctctcctcctccctctcctccccctccatgTCGGACGGACCCCAGATGGCAGACCCGTCCGCCTCGGACTTGATGGCCGAGACCTGCAGCGCCTGCTCCTGCATGTCGGTGGAAAACGTGCTGTACGCCAACTGTGAGAAGATCACTGTCTATCGACCCACGCAGCTCATCCCGCCGCCCTCATCCCTCTACCACCTGAACTTCCAGAACAACTTCTTAATCATACTCTACCCAAACTCGTTCCTCAACTTCACCCACGCTGTGTCACTGCAGCTGGGGAACAATAAACTGCAGAACATCGAAGGTGGAGCGTTCATGGGGATGAGCGCGTTGAAACAGCTGCACCTGAACAATAATGAGTTAAAGGTGCTGCGAGCAGACACTTTCCTAGGGATAGAGAACTTGGAATACCTTCAGGCTGACTACAACTTGATAAAATACATTGAAAAGGGAGCATTTAACAAACTGCACAAGCTAAAAGTGCTCATCCTGAATGATAATCTCATACAGGCACTTCCTGACAACATATTCCGCTTTGCCTCGCTCACACACCTGGATATAAGGGGGAACAGGATCCAGAAGCTTCCTTATTTGGGAGTTCTGGAGCATATTGGGCGCATTGTAGAGCTACAGCTGGATGACAACCCCTGGAACTGTACCTGTGATTTAGCACCTCTCAAGGCATGGCTTGAAAACATGCCCTACAATATTTTTATCGGCGAGGCCATATGTGAAACTCCAAGTGACTTGTACGGGAGGCTCCTGAAAGAAACCAACAAGCAGGAGCTTTGTCCCATGGGAACAGGAAGTGACTTTGATGTTAGGATGCCGCCCGCACCCCCTGATAATGGGCAGTCCCCTTCCAAAATGTCCCCAACCACTGTGGCTCCCATTGCCACAAAATCGCCAAAAACCACTGACTCATCTAAAATTTACGGTAATGGTATTGTGGCCGGTTTACCCCCTTTTGGAAGAAATAGCCAGATTGTTTCCTTTCAGACACGGACCCCTCCCCTGTTGTGTCCACAGCCCTGCAGCTGTAAAGCCCACCCCTCTGACTTTGGCATCAGTGTCAGCTGTCAGGAGAGGAATATTAAAAATCTAGCTGATCTCATTCCCAGACCCCCAAATGCCAAGAAACTTCACCTGAGTGGAAATTACATCCGTGACATCAGCCCGTCTGATTTCCAAGGGTTCGAGGGCTTAGATTTGCTACATCTTGGCAGCAATCAAATTGTCACTGTCCAGAAAGGTGTGTTTTCTAACCTCACTAATCTGAGGAGACTGTATTTGAATGGAAATCAGCTTGAACAATTACACCCAGAAATGTTTTTGGGTCTCTCAAACCTACAGTACCTATATTTGGAATACAATGCCATAAAAGAAATCTTGGCGGGTACTTTTGACTCCATGCCGAACCTACAACTCCTGTATCTCAACAACAACGTTCTGCGGAGTCTCCCCGCCTATGTGTTTGAGGGTGTCTCTTTAGCCAGGCTGAAtctgaaaaacaaccacttcaTGACCCTACCAGTGAGTGGTGTCTTGGACAAGCTGCAATCATTGACCCAGATAGACCTAGAAGGGAACCCGTGGGAGTGTTCCTGCGATCTTGTCGCCCTCAAACTCTGGCTTGAAAAGCTAAGTGATGGAGTGGCTGCCAAAGAGGTGAGATGTGCCTCCCCTGTGCAGTTCTCCAACATTGAGCTGCGCCTCTTGAAAAATGAGATCCTGTGTCCTAAGCTCGTTGCAAGACCCCCGTTTATTCTCACTAGCGCCACCCCTGTTTTGACCTCGGTTTCGCCCGCCGGAGTTGGCAAAGCACCACCGGGAGGGCCTGTGCCTCTCTCCATTATGATCCTCAGCATCCTCGTAGTGCTTATCCTTACTGTGTTCGTGGCCTTCTGCCTTCTAGTCTTTGTCCTGAGGCGGAATAAAAAACCAgtgggcaggcaggaggggctCGGGGATCAGGAGTGCGGCTCCATGTCATTGCAGCTCCGCAGACACAGCCACAAATCAGGCAAAAAAGGTTCCATCCCAGGAGACGACCTGGGAGGCGAGACGTTCATCCCCCAGACCATCGAGCACATTGGCAAGAGCCACACCTGCGGGATCGGCCGCTCCTCGGACATGGACGCTGGGTTCAAGTTTGCAGACTCGCAGAGGCAGAAGATCATCCTGCGGAATAGCGCCGACAAGGATAAAGACTCGCTCTCCACCCTGGAGCGCAACAAACGCCTCAGCACCATCGACGAACTTGAGGAGTTCCTCCCCCACCGAGAGCCCAGCATGTTCATCCAGAACTTCCTGGACAGCAAAAGAGATTTCAACAGTATAGGGATGGGCGGGTACGAAATCCGCTACCCGGAGAAAACGCTGGATAAAAAGATGAAGAAGTCGTCGCTGATAGGCGGGAACCACAGTAAGATCGTGGTGGAGCAAAGAAAAA